A DNA window from bacterium contains the following coding sequences:
- a CDS encoding class I SAM-dependent methyltransferase, with the protein MTNIQNNRYRGTENTAQQSSGATEWWQNFFDDDWKRFSFDAHTPKLTSRQVDFIIHALDLKPGEKVLDLCCGIGRHALELASRGFKHVIGQDFCRQYLEHAAKEAKRMGFKLDLIESDMRRIPGYGKLDAIYSWHTSFGYFEDERENEKVADAVGGALRQGGRFLLDSNNRDWVLRNFAEQTWHGEAPNYVLEKNSFDLATSTHHGEWTFVDKDGKPRTRRMQLRQYSLHELADMFARYGLNYVKAWGSIEGDSFTLDSRRMIILFSKGEVDSKSIARELR; encoded by the coding sequence ATGACAAACATACAAAACAACCGATATCGGGGTACCGAGAATACTGCGCAGCAATCTTCTGGGGCTACCGAGTGGTGGCAGAATTTCTTTGATGACGACTGGAAGCGATTCAGTTTCGACGCTCATACACCGAAGTTGACATCCAGACAAGTCGACTTCATCATCCATGCGCTTGATTTGAAACCTGGCGAGAAGGTCCTCGATCTTTGCTGCGGCATAGGCCGCCACGCGCTGGAACTGGCAAGTCGAGGTTTCAAGCACGTCATCGGTCAGGATTTCTGCAGGCAATACCTCGAGCACGCCGCTAAGGAAGCAAAGAGAATGGGATTCAAGCTCGATCTCATAGAAAGCGACATGCGCCGCATCCCCGGTTACGGAAAACTGGATGCTATCTACTCTTGGCATACATCCTTCGGCTATTTCGAGGATGAGCGCGAGAACGAGAAGGTCGCAGACGCCGTGGGTGGCGCCCTCAGGCAGGGCGGCAGGTTCCTTTTAGACTCTAACAACCGCGACTGGGTTCTGCGCAACTTTGCTGAACAAACCTGGCACGGCGAGGCGCCGAACTACGTGCTCGAAAAAAACAGTTTCGACCTTGCTACATCCACCCATCACGGCGAATGGACATTTGTCGATAAGGACGGTAAACCGAGGACTCGAAGAATGCAGCTTCGCCAGTACTCGCTGCACGAGCTGGCAGATATGTTTGCCAGGTATGGATTGAACTACGTCAAAGCTTGGGGCTCGATTGAGGGTGATTCCTTCACACTGGACAGCCGCAGGATGATTATCCTGTTCAGCAAAGGCGAAGTCGACAGCAAATCGATAGCAAGGGAGCTAAGATGA
- a CDS encoding class I SAM-dependent methyltransferase — translation MENSTDLNALRKDSLLESPNGCKAEAPGENNRGPHGIKNQFHGVQWWETFFDLTYAGLDLDSIGIEQTRREVDFMIDVLDLNKHQGIVDIGSGLGRHVLEFARRGFKHVTGLDQSPILTEESRARAELENLAPRFITGDARGLPYSGEFERAYIWMNLLGYFEDPADDARILASAARALKPGGKLLLDIIHRDWVIRNFSSNGWKRVNNEYILEDRTFDLITSTVYSSWTMITHTGTYHRQMRLRLYSLNELIGMFSQSGLRFEDAWANLDKVPATFDAYHLKILAIKE, via the coding sequence ATGGAAAACTCGACAGATTTAAATGCTCTCCGAAAGGATAGTTTATTGGAATCCCCGAACGGATGCAAAGCAGAAGCGCCGGGTGAAAATAATCGGGGCCCCCACGGGATTAAGAATCAATTTCATGGAGTGCAGTGGTGGGAGACTTTCTTTGATTTGACATATGCCGGACTCGATCTGGATTCAATCGGAATCGAGCAGACGCGCAGGGAGGTCGACTTCATGATTGATGTACTTGATTTGAACAAGCATCAAGGAATTGTCGATATCGGTTCGGGGCTTGGCAGGCATGTCCTTGAGTTTGCCCGAAGAGGATTTAAGCACGTGACCGGTTTGGACCAGAGTCCTATCTTAACCGAGGAATCCAGGGCGAGGGCAGAACTGGAGAATCTGGCTCCGAGATTCATTACCGGCGATGCCCGGGGACTTCCTTATTCCGGGGAGTTTGAAAGAGCCTATATATGGATGAACCTTCTGGGTTACTTCGAGGATCCCGCCGACGACGCAAGGATTCTTGCATCGGCAGCACGGGCACTGAAACCCGGAGGCAAACTTCTGCTCGATATCATACACCGTGATTGGGTTATCCGCAACTTTTCGAGCAATGGCTGGAAGCGAGTAAACAATGAGTATATACTGGAGGATCGCACTTTCGATTTAATAACCTCAACTGTTTATTCCTCGTGGACGATGATTACACACACCGGTACCTATCACAGACAGATGAGACTGCGTCTTTATTCACTGAACGAGTTGATCGGAATGTTCTCTCAGAGCGGGTTGCGTTTCGAGGACGCCTGGGCCAATCTGGACAAAGTTCCGGCAACATTTGATGCTTATCATCTTAAGATACTTGCGATTAAGGAGTAA